The DNA region ACCAAGTTATGAGAAACAGACGTTATGTGGCAATATTCGCGAGGGCTGTTTGGATAACTGCATACAGACATGTTACTAAGAATTGTTAGGCTAGTGAATCAAAAGTTATCgggtgtatttgtttgtatatTTCTTTGGCCAGCCCACCTCTTATTGATAGACTTTACAAAGTTGCATTTTGCTTGCCTTATGAGTAGACAATCTATTGGTAACATCTTGTTTAACATCTTCAATTGATAAAATAGCATTGTAAAACAGGTTGGATGGTTAAGACATTTTTTAAGACTGTTGCCCTATAGACAGTATTCAAATCAAACAGTTGTTCACAGTTGCCATTGAAATAACAGCCATTAGACAAAGCCTTTAATTTTAACATGTAATTGCAGAACTTGTTTTGCAGAACCAACCTCAACTGGGACACATTTTCAGCTGTTTCCTTCAATAAGAAAAATGTTAAGGAATATTTTAGTGCGACAGGGCCTACtcagatagatactgtatttgTCCTGAGGGACATTTTAGGCATCCGATAGATTATACAACATAAccaaacacacatatcacacacatatctcacacATAAAAATCACTTTCAGAAATGTAAAACATGTATAGAGCATTGGGATGATTACAAAGGTCTGGTATGGACTGACCATGTGGCGCATTGACCACGATAAGGTGCTATGGTAGAGTCTGTGCAATGTATTGCAAAAGTGAACAGtgcattgtttttgtgttgtccTCCTAATTTAAATGCAAACTTTATATAGACATAGATACAATCATACAAATCAATGGCAGAAGTCAATCACAACTCAATGACAGAATTATTGTAATTGTCACCTTTGTCAAATGATTTCAATTCCTTTGAAATGCGTATGGGGCAATCTGGGCATGATGAAAGCATCGTGAGAGTTGCATAATATGAGTGAGTGCTATTTCATTGTGATTCAAAAGCTCCTAAAGCCAAAAAGCCAACAGCAAAGACATTTTTTGGAGTTTAGATGACCAAAAAGGCAGCAACCAAGAAGTTGATGGCCACCAGAAAGCCTCCAAAGAAAGCTGCCAAGAAGCCCACCGCACCGAAAAAGGCAATGAAGAGCCCAAAGACGGCCAATAAGCTCACACTACACTCGCGACCAAGCCTAAAAGGGTTGTGCTCAAGAAGAATGAACTGTTCTGCAGATTATTCTGGTTGATTTAATTTCATCTAAcacctaccttacactgacaagatttgggaaagattcttgaaagattgtagtcttttgagtaaagcttgaatgggggAAGATTCTtgaatctttcaagaatctttcccaaatcttgtcttAAGCTTAAGTTCAAGGCTTAAGTTTAGCTACATAAAGtctcttttacagtttttctcaattgctagaacacctttttcagaactctttacctttttctcaaaactgtaagtacaaaactcacaactcaaactacattctcgaaacccttgaatcttgttgcaaaactgaacaatcacctcaaaacacttttaactttgctcaaaactaactattGGTCTCAAATCATTCACACATCTGGCAAAATtagactcctgcagagcagtgataagacaatacaccaaaaaatggaagacacagttttcagggctgGGTGTATGGCTCCTTGAGGAATgtttattcattctaattttaaaaataaaatgaaaataaagaataaggacatATAGAAATATTCTCTATATGAAGAAATAAATCGATatttttgtaagtgaacagaaagacagaccgatactgtatgtagaatatgatttgtactgaaGCCACacactctgatagtactgtatgCAATACTGTTATATTGTACTATTGTGTCTACATTTACACTTACTTGGACATATTGATAACCTAtccactctctcagagttgcaCTCAAAGGGTAGTAAAGTGTGCAGTAACAGTAGACgatcagtgattactgtactgtataatggAAACACTTCCtattctgtagtctgaatctttggattattgaagccacagagaaactgctgattttggattggattggacGCGAAATTCTGCTTCtgtcattggcattccatgaaccagaacatggtcaatgattgttgcccaaaattcatcatttacagtattgcaactcttgggactctttgtctttctcttcatcctcttcctcctacctgcactctcctcttccttgtaccccacctcTACTGTAACATGCacttgtcccctgcgtctctgtcaactctgaactgacttacagtatattggttgtcacatcattagacacaagtgttatcaattttgagtggtagtgttcaaatagAGACAACTGTGCTTTAACTGTGTTCAACTTCCGCCTTCTTTGGTTATCactataattaagaagtgcatcagaatgcaaaatgtgtttagagttttgcaaaaagggttaatgagtttggtaaaatgggtgaaagtgggtgaaagtagtctatggttttgccaaaaaagggagtaATTTAACAAAATATTCAGGCATTttagaatttgattcagagaatggggtttagcgtttgagcaactgtgaaaaactgtaagggCCACCCAAACATGTAGTTGAATGTATGGATTGCAACATTACCTGTTAGGCAAATGTTCTTTTGTCGTTTAGCCTGCACATTCATGCTCAACGACCAATGTGCTTTATTTACCTTGCTCAAAAATTCCTATAGACCAAAAGTCTGAAAACTCAGTGCCCCAAGGTGTTCGGGTATGTGGAACCCGTTATCAATGTTTGCTAAATTACAAATTAAACTCTTTATTATTTCTTCTAATTCAAACTCTTTGGCCTTAGCTCATTTTCTGTAAAGCATATCAAATGaacttattttttaatgattgcaCACGGTACACCCCCTTTACACATACCTTTTACAGTATATGAGGCATTTGGGTCTACTGGACCCGAGTGTAATAATTATAGGTTCTATGTACCTTAACTGTGTCCTcatcccagctgtgtgtgtgtgtgtgtgtgtgtgtgtgtgtgtgtgtgtgtgtgtgtgtgtgtgtgtgtgtgtgtttgtagatgtcTGTGTGCGGGAATGTTGTCTTTCTGCACCAGCTATTTCCACACAAAGTATGTTACATTTCAACCACTTTCATCTGTTTTGATCAAGTTCCAGGAGAtaagcacaaaaaaacaaccttttTATGATGGAATTTACTAATTTcctcacaaaaaaaataacatgcATGTGATCTCACCAGGGTAATTGGCAAATATGAACCATAACTGATGTATATATCATTGGTAATTGAGATAACGTCAAACATCTGTCTGTTTAAGTATTTTACATGAATTGTTATAGCTATATTGATTTAAAAGCCTAATAATGGGGTGATAGGTCCACCAGACCTGGGAACATATGCTGTGTATCAAAAATATGAATACCTTACTAGGGTtaaatagcagtgtgtgtgggaggtaaTGCATGTGTACAGCAGTCCCTTTTAACAAAATGGCAGGTATCCAAAATGTTGCAACACACAACCACTTGAGTTTattacattgtaaatgtaacaGCCACTTTTGATACCAAGTATATCACAAAGTATCCAGAAGCTTGAAACAGTCACCACAAGAAcccttgtttgtttgctatgGCAATTAAACTGAACCCTTGGACAAATGTATGTAACTTCAACTGGGTCATCTACGTTCATGATTTTATGACTGAGCTATTTGAGATGGAAGTTCTACGCGcgccaaaaaaaacaaaatcaagttTGGTGTCCCGCAGCGAGCCTCACGTTGATTGGCTCTCAACATTGTCTTCTTAGCCAGTGAGACACTGAGTAGCCCCGCACTGTTGTTATATATTCAGACATCCCTAGTTGTTTCAGTGTGTTGAGATTTTGTTTTCAAGCAAGCATCATGAGTGGAAGAGGCAAAACCGGTGGCAAGGCGAGGGCTAAGGCCAAGACTCGATCCTCTAGGGCTGGACTTCAGTTCCCCGTGGGCCGTGTGCACAGGCTGCTGCGTAAAGGCAATTATGCCCAGCGCGTTGGCGCTGGTGCACCGGTCTACTTGGCTGCCGTGCTCGAGTACCTGACCGCTGAGATCCTGGAGTTGGCCGGCAACGCTGCCCGTGACAACAAGAAGACTCGTATCATTCCCCGCCATTTGCAGCTGGCTGTGCGTAACGACGAGGAATTGAACAAGCTGCTCGGCGGAGTGACCATCGCTCAGGGTGGTGTGCTGCCTAACATCCAGGCTGTACTGCTGCCCAAGAAGACTGAGAAGTCCAAATAAATCACGTCCCCAAGATTCCGAtacaaaggctcttttaagagccacccaacTGTCTATAAAAACAAATTCCAAGTATGTTTGGTTATTGCCAAATTTCTACCAAATCAATATCTTTTTCGCACACAAGTCATAACCAGTGTGAATAATTGGGCCCCTATATGAACTGTGAACCAATACTCCCCTATTTCAAAATGTCAGCCACGTAACACAACATCTAGAAAACTTTGTAGTCAGCACATCAATTACGTTATTTCTTCTCTTTTAGATGATCACACAATACTTGTTCTTACTTGATTACGCGATGCTACCGGAATGTTCCTGGGGCCTATAGCACA from Sardina pilchardus chromosome 1, fSarPil1.1, whole genome shotgun sequence includes:
- the LOC134091752 gene encoding histone H2A produces the protein MSGRGKTGGKARAKAKTRSSRAGLQFPVGRVHRLLRKGNYAQRVGAGAPVYLAAVLEYLTAEILELAGNAARDNKKTRIIPRHLQLAVRNDEELNKLLGGVTIAQGGVLPNIQAVLLPKKTEKSK